The Streptomyces sp. NBC_01255 genome window below encodes:
- a CDS encoding response regulator transcription factor translates to MTSVLVCDDSPLAREALRRAVATVPGVERVTTAANGEEVLRRWGADRSDLILMDVRMPGLGGVETVRRLLSADPGARIIMLTVAEDLDGVALAVAAGARGYLHKDASRAELRATVTQALADPTWRLAPRRLRSAEMGAAPTLTAREIQVLEGMSHGRSNAEIGRELFLSEDTVKTHARRLFKKLGASDRAHAVALGFRWGLVR, encoded by the coding sequence ATGACATCCGTCCTCGTCTGCGATGACTCCCCGCTTGCCCGAGAGGCGCTTCGCCGCGCGGTCGCGACCGTGCCCGGCGTCGAGCGTGTGACCACCGCGGCCAACGGCGAGGAAGTCCTCCGCCGCTGGGGCGCGGATCGCTCGGACCTCATTCTGATGGACGTACGCATGCCCGGTCTGGGCGGCGTGGAGACCGTCCGCAGGCTGCTCTCCGCGGACCCCGGCGCCCGCATCATCATGCTCACGGTCGCCGAGGACCTCGACGGCGTCGCGCTCGCGGTCGCCGCGGGTGCCCGTGGCTATCTGCACAAGGACGCCTCGCGGGCCGAACTGCGGGCCACCGTCACCCAGGCTCTCGCCGACCCGACCTGGCGGCTCGCCCCGCGCCGGCTCCGTTCGGCCGAGATGGGCGCCGCGCCCACGCTCACCGCACGCGAGATCCAGGTTCTTGAGGGCATGAGCCACGGCCGGTCCAACGCGGAGATCGGGCGCGAGCTCTTCCTCTCCGAGGACACCGTCAAGACGCACGCCCGGCGCCTCTTCAAGAAGCTGGGCGCCTCGGACCGGGCGCACGCCGTCGCGCTGGGTTTCCGCTGGGGCCTGGTGCGCTGA
- a CDS encoding sigma-70 family RNA polymerase sigma factor: protein MRDDETVGSPMPAGQGEIGALVRRAVEGDAQATHDLLARVHPLALRYCRTRLNRLPGDARHFVEDLAQEVCVAVLMALPRYKDTGRPFEAFVFAIAGHKVADLQRAAMRHPGSTAVPSDEMPERPDDSLGPEERALLSDDAEWAKKLLANLPENQRELLVLRVAVGLTAEETGQMLGMSPGAVRVAQHRALSRLRALAEQ from the coding sequence ATGCGCGACGACGAGACCGTGGGTTCCCCCATGCCTGCCGGGCAGGGGGAGATCGGCGCGCTCGTACGCCGCGCGGTCGAAGGCGACGCGCAGGCCACGCACGACCTGCTGGCGCGTGTGCACCCGCTCGCCCTGCGGTACTGCCGCACCCGCCTGAACCGGCTGCCGGGGGACGCCCGCCACTTCGTGGAGGACCTGGCCCAGGAGGTCTGCGTCGCCGTCCTCATGGCCCTGCCGCGCTACAAGGACACAGGCAGGCCCTTCGAGGCCTTCGTCTTCGCCATCGCCGGACACAAGGTCGCCGACCTCCAGCGGGCCGCCATGCGGCACCCGGGGTCCACGGCCGTGCCCTCCGACGAGATGCCGGAGCGGCCCGACGACTCCCTCGGTCCCGAGGAGCGCGCGCTGCTCAGCGACGACGCCGAGTGGGCCAAGAAGCTCCTCGCCAACCTTCCGGAGAACCAGCGCGAGCTGCTCGTCCTGCGGGTCGCCGTCGGGCTGACCGCCGAGGAGACCGGGCAGATGCTCGGCATGTCCCCGGGGGCCGTCCGGGTCGCGCAGCACCGCGCGCTCAGCAGGCTCCGCGCGCTGGCCGAACAGTAA
- a CDS encoding GuaB3 family IMP dehydrogenase-related protein, with product MTEIEIGRGKRGRRAYAFDDIAVVPSRRTRDPKEVSIAWQIDAYRFELPFLAAPMDSVVSPQTAIRIGELGGLGVLNLEGLWTRYEDPQPLLDEIAELDEATATRRLQEIYSAPIKEELIGQRIKEVRDSGVVTAAALSPQRTAQFSKAVVDAGVDIFVIRGTTVSAEHVSGASEPLNLKQFIYELDVPVIVGGCATYTAALHLMRTGAAGVLVGFGGGAAHTTRNVLGIQVPMATAVADVAAARRDYMDESGGRYVHVIADGGVGWSGDLPKAIACGADSVMIGSPLARATDAPGKGHHWGMEAVHEDVPRGKLVDLGIVGTTEEILAGPSHIPDGSMNFFGALRRAMATTGYTELKEFQRVEVTVADAQHKR from the coding sequence GTGACTGAGATCGAGATCGGGCGCGGCAAGCGCGGCCGCAGGGCGTACGCGTTCGACGACATCGCCGTCGTCCCTAGCCGGCGCACCCGGGACCCGAAGGAGGTCTCGATCGCCTGGCAGATCGACGCCTACCGCTTCGAGCTGCCGTTCCTGGCCGCTCCCATGGACTCGGTCGTGTCGCCGCAGACCGCCATCCGCATCGGCGAGCTGGGCGGCCTCGGCGTCCTCAACCTCGAAGGGCTCTGGACCCGGTACGAGGACCCGCAGCCGCTGCTCGACGAGATCGCCGAGCTGGACGAGGCGACCGCGACCCGCCGTCTGCAGGAGATCTACTCCGCCCCCATCAAGGAGGAGCTGATCGGGCAGCGCATCAAGGAGGTGCGCGACTCCGGTGTCGTCACCGCCGCCGCGCTCTCCCCGCAGCGCACCGCGCAGTTCTCCAAGGCCGTCGTCGACGCCGGCGTGGACATCTTCGTCATCCGCGGCACGACGGTCTCCGCCGAGCACGTCTCGGGCGCGTCCGAGCCGCTGAACCTGAAGCAGTTCATCTACGAGCTGGACGTCCCGGTCATCGTCGGCGGCTGCGCCACGTACACCGCGGCCCTGCACCTGATGCGCACGGGCGCGGCGGGTGTCCTCGTCGGCTTCGGCGGCGGCGCGGCGCACACCACGCGCAACGTGCTGGGCATCCAGGTCCCGATGGCGACCGCGGTCGCCGACGTGGCCGCGGCCCGCCGCGACTACATGGACGAGTCCGGCGGCCGGTACGTGCACGTCATCGCCGACGGCGGTGTCGGCTGGTCGGGCGACCTGCCGAAGGCGATCGCCTGTGGCGCCGACTCCGTCATGATCGGTTCCCCGCTGGCCCGCGCCACGGACGCGCCCGGCAAGGGCCACCACTGGGGCATGGAGGCCGTCCACGAGGACGTTCCGCGCGGCAAGCTGGTCGACCTGGGCATCGTCGGCACCACCGAGGAGATCCTCGCGGGTCCGTCGCACATCCCGGACGGCTCGATGAACTTCTTCGGCGCCCTGCGCCGGGCGATGGCGACGACGGGCTACACGGAGCTCAAGGAGTTCCAGCGCGTCGAGGTCACCGTCGCGGACGCGCAGCACAAGCGCTGA
- a CDS encoding WhiB family transcriptional regulator, whose amino-acid sequence MADFSRLPGPNADLWDWQLLAACRGVDSSLFFHPEGERGAARSARENSAKEVCMRCPVRAECAAHALAVREPYGVWGGLTEDEREELMGRARNRLITAAPTAAPVTSVTSMTASAAAAGRPIVERM is encoded by the coding sequence ATGGCAGATTTCTCCCGCCTTCCCGGACCCAACGCCGATCTGTGGGACTGGCAACTCCTCGCGGCCTGCCGCGGGGTGGACAGCTCCCTGTTCTTCCACCCCGAGGGAGAGCGCGGCGCGGCACGGAGTGCGCGCGAGAACTCGGCGAAAGAGGTCTGCATGCGGTGCCCGGTACGCGCGGAGTGCGCGGCACACGCACTCGCCGTGCGGGAGCCCTACGGCGTCTGGGGCGGCCTCACCGAGGACGAACGCGAAGAGCTCATGGGACGCGCCCGGAACCGCCTCATCACGGCGGCCCCGACGGCCGCACCTGTCACCTCCGTGACATCCATGACGGCATCGGCGGCGGCTGCGGGCCGCCCGATCGTGGAGCGCATGTGA
- a CDS encoding glycerol-3-phosphate dehydrogenase/oxidase has protein sequence MRTATLGPAERTEALTAMAERELDVLVVGAGVVGAGTALDAVTRGLSTGIVEARDWASGTSSRSSKLIHGGLRYLEMLDFALVREALKERGLLLERLAPHLVKPVPFLYPLQHKGWERFYAGSGVALYDAMSLSSGHGRGLPAHRHLSRRNALRVAPCLRKDALVGALQYYDAQMDDARFVTTLVRTAAAYGAKAASRARVVGFLREGERVVGARVQDVESGGSYEIRAKQIVNATGVWTDDTQALIAERGQFHVRASKGIHLVVPKDRIHSTTGLILRTEKSVLFVIPWGRHWIVGTTDTDWDLDKAHPAASSADIDYLLEHVNTVLATPLTRDDVQGVYAGLRPLLAGESDATSKLSREHTVAHPVPGLVVVAGGKYTTYRVMAKDAVDAAVHGLDQRVAACVTEDIPLLGAEGYRALWNARARTAARTGLHVVRVEHLLNRYGSLTEQILDLIAEDPGLGEPLAAADDYLRAEIVYAASHEGARHLDDVLTRRTRISIETFDRGTLSARECAELMAPVLGWDAHQIDKEVEHYEKRVEAERESQRQPDDLTADAARLGAPDIVPI, from the coding sequence GTGAGGACAGCGACACTGGGACCGGCCGAGCGCACCGAGGCGCTCACGGCCATGGCGGAGCGAGAGTTGGACGTGCTGGTCGTCGGCGCCGGAGTGGTCGGCGCGGGCACCGCCCTGGACGCCGTCACGAGAGGACTCTCCACCGGCATCGTCGAGGCCCGCGACTGGGCCTCCGGTACGTCGAGCAGGTCCAGCAAGCTCATCCACGGCGGCCTGCGCTACCTGGAGATGCTGGACTTCGCGCTGGTGCGGGAGGCCCTCAAGGAGCGCGGACTGCTCCTGGAGCGGCTCGCACCCCACCTGGTGAAGCCCGTCCCCTTCCTCTACCCGCTCCAGCACAAGGGCTGGGAGCGGTTCTACGCGGGCTCGGGCGTCGCGCTGTACGACGCGATGTCCCTCTCCTCCGGCCACGGCCGCGGCCTGCCCGCGCACCGCCACCTCTCCCGGCGGAACGCGCTGCGGGTCGCGCCCTGCCTCAGGAAGGACGCCCTCGTCGGCGCCCTCCAGTACTACGACGCCCAGATGGACGACGCCCGCTTCGTCACCACCCTCGTGCGCACGGCCGCCGCGTACGGCGCGAAGGCCGCCAGCCGGGCCCGCGTCGTCGGCTTCCTGCGCGAGGGCGAGCGGGTCGTCGGCGCGCGCGTGCAGGACGTCGAGTCGGGCGGCTCGTACGAGATCCGGGCCAAGCAGATCGTCAACGCCACCGGGGTGTGGACGGACGACACCCAGGCCCTCATCGCCGAGCGCGGCCAGTTCCACGTGCGCGCCTCGAAGGGCATCCACCTGGTCGTGCCCAAGGACCGCATCCACTCGACCACCGGACTCATCCTCCGTACCGAGAAGTCCGTGCTGTTCGTCATCCCCTGGGGCCGGCACTGGATCGTCGGCACCACCGACACCGACTGGGACCTGGACAAGGCCCATCCGGCCGCGTCCAGCGCCGACATCGACTACCTCCTGGAGCATGTGAACACCGTGCTCGCGACCCCGCTCACCCGGGACGACGTCCAGGGCGTCTACGCGGGCCTGCGGCCGCTGCTCGCGGGCGAGTCGGACGCCACGAGCAAGCTCTCGCGCGAGCACACCGTCGCCCACCCGGTCCCCGGCCTGGTCGTGGTGGCCGGCGGCAAGTACACGACGTACCGCGTCATGGCGAAGGACGCCGTCGACGCGGCGGTCCACGGCCTCGACCAGCGGGTGGCCGCCTGTGTCACCGAGGACATCCCGCTCCTCGGCGCCGAGGGCTACCGGGCCCTGTGGAACGCGCGGGCCAGGACGGCGGCCAGGACCGGGCTGCACGTCGTCCGGGTCGAGCATCTTCTCAACCGGTACGGCTCCCTGACGGAGCAGATCCTCGACCTGATCGCCGAGGACCCCGGGCTCGGGGAACCGCTCGCGGCGGCCGACGACTACCTGCGCGCCGAGATCGTCTACGCCGCCTCGCACGAGGGCGCGCGCCACCTCGACGACGTCCTCACCCGGCGGACCAGGATCTCCATCGAGACCTTCGACCGGGGCACGCTCAGCGCGCGCGAGTGCGCGGAGCTGATGGCGCCGGTCCTGGGCTGGGACGCCCACCAGATCGACAAGGAGGTCGAGCACTACGAGAAGCGGGTCGAGGCCGAACGCGAGTCGCAGCGGCAGCCGGACGACCTGACGGCGGACGCCGCACGGCTCGGGGCGCCGGACATCGTGCCGATCTGA
- a CDS encoding nucleotide sugar dehydrogenase, translated as MPADLAVIGLGHHGLPLAQAATAAGIDTIGYDTDPRPVAELAAGRSPVDGSLTAPEIRRMLAGGFRPTTNTAELGRVRTAVLCAPTPLGPDRTLDLTAVTDAARALAARLRPHTTVLLESPVPPGTTEGPLREILEAGSGLRAGRDFHLAYSPGRLDPGNRTHGFAGTPKVIGGLTPACTESAAAFYGRLTDKVVRARGPREAETVKLLETNFRHVNIALVNEMAVLCHELGVDLWDVIRCAETKPFGFQAFRPGPGVGGHGVSVDTIGAHRPLRLVELAGQVNERMPQYVVQRAAALLNEHGKSARGARILLLGITYKPDLPDRQGSPADEIARRLMDLGAAVSYHDPHVPDWRVRELPVPRADSLYEAAAHADLTVLLQHHRTYDLQGLSVKAQLLLDTRGATPGGAAHRL; from the coding sequence ATGCCCGCTGATCTCGCCGTCATCGGCCTCGGCCACCACGGACTCCCCCTCGCCCAGGCCGCCACCGCCGCAGGCATCGACACCATCGGCTACGACACCGACCCCCGCCCCGTCGCCGAACTCGCCGCCGGCCGGTCCCCGGTCGACGGCTCGCTCACCGCACCGGAGATCCGCCGGATGCTCGCGGGCGGCTTCCGTCCCACCACGAACACCGCCGAACTCGGCCGCGTCCGCACCGCCGTCCTCTGCGCGCCGACCCCCCTCGGCCCCGACCGCACCCTCGACCTCACCGCCGTCACCGACGCGGCCCGCGCCCTCGCCGCCCGGCTGCGTCCCCACACCACCGTCCTCCTGGAGTCCCCCGTCCCACCGGGCACCACCGAGGGCCCCCTCCGCGAGATCCTCGAAGCGGGCTCGGGGCTCCGCGCCGGCCGCGACTTCCACCTCGCGTACTCCCCCGGCCGCCTCGACCCCGGCAACCGCACCCACGGCTTCGCCGGCACCCCCAAGGTCATCGGCGGCCTCACCCCGGCCTGTACGGAGTCCGCCGCCGCCTTCTACGGCCGGCTCACCGACAAGGTGGTACGCGCGCGCGGCCCGCGCGAAGCCGAGACGGTCAAGCTCCTGGAGACCAACTTCCGGCACGTCAACATCGCCCTCGTCAACGAGATGGCGGTCCTCTGCCACGAACTCGGCGTCGACCTCTGGGACGTCATCCGCTGCGCCGAGACCAAACCCTTCGGCTTCCAGGCCTTCCGCCCGGGCCCCGGCGTCGGCGGCCACGGCGTCTCCGTCGACACCATCGGTGCCCACCGCCCGCTCCGCCTCGTCGAACTCGCCGGCCAGGTCAACGAACGCATGCCCCAGTACGTCGTCCAGCGCGCCGCCGCTCTCCTCAACGAGCACGGCAAGTCGGCCCGCGGAGCCCGGATCCTGCTGCTCGGGATCACGTACAAGCCCGATCTCCCGGACCGTCAGGGCTCGCCCGCCGACGAGATCGCCCGCCGCCTCATGGACCTGGGTGCGGCCGTCAGCTACCACGACCCGCACGTCCCCGACTGGCGCGTCCGCGAACTCCCCGTCCCCCGCGCGGACTCCCTCTACGAGGCCGCGGCCCACGCGGATCTGACGGTGCTGCTCCAGCACCACCGCACCTACGACCTCCAGGGCCTCTCGGTGAAGGCCCAGCTCCTCCTCGACACCCGCGGCGCCACCCCCGGAGGCGCGGCACACCGCCTCTGA
- a CDS encoding serine/threonine-protein kinase translates to MSEAEQSRDTARDPRRDAAAGAAADGDRGAVPAARAAERDPRDTKDAQVTDVTEDADAAADVDDVERAEGAGDVERAEGAVDPKDDAVSDEPSGATGRLRGTEPSTGRAGFGAGDGDGESARADRGSGSGRSASGSGSGGSGASGGSGGFGDRLRKDPVTEGRLLAGRYRLGVVLGRGGMGTVWRAVDETLGRTVAVKELRFPTSIDDDEKRRLITRTLREAKAIARIRNNGAVTVYDVVDEDDRPWIVMELIEGKSLADAVREDGVLTPRRAAEVGLAILDVLRSAHREGILHRDVKPSNVLIADDGRVVLTDFGIAQVEGDPSITSTGMLVGAPSYISPERARGHKPGPAADLWSLGGLLYAAVEGSPPYDKGSAIATLTAVMTEPVDPPKNAGPELEQVIYGLLAKDPAQRLDDARARVLLRAVLDAPVAAPEVSPEVTRAILLPPRPDRAPADPAADRDRTPDTAVAADRVRGALKSVRNAAASAKAEPKAKPPRPRAVEPLQGGGRQAPARAPLTDVVPRRTLVIIAAVAVLALLGTILTVSLTGGDDKDKQGQGTGGTTASAGASGGGADGSGGSEGSGGKGQTPGGPGQQGGAQPGGTGSNGSTGDTGTTGTTTGTTTGTTVGTTTGQGGTKPSGKPSGGTGAQLPAGYALVTNERLHFSMALPGTYKPSSIPGYDLGVIFSQSGGFPRVQVDFNDSPKDNAQSAWELAKAGVAVTSQDYEHIGIKQVSYKGYPTVADWEFTRTQKGMTVRVLNRGFKVDDKHGYSIMITCKADEWNGAECRTLRETAFATFSPKD, encoded by the coding sequence ATGTCGGAGGCGGAGCAGTCGCGGGACACGGCGAGGGACCCCCGGCGGGACGCCGCCGCGGGGGCCGCGGCCGACGGCGACCGAGGGGCGGTCCCGGCCGCGCGCGCGGCGGAGCGGGACCCGCGGGACACGAAGGACGCGCAGGTCACGGACGTTACGGAGGACGCGGACGCCGCGGCCGACGTGGATGACGTGGAGCGTGCGGAGGGCGCGGGCGACGTGGAGCGTGCCGAGGGCGCTGTCGACCCGAAGGATGACGCGGTGTCCGACGAGCCCTCCGGCGCGACGGGCCGGCTGCGGGGCACCGAGCCGTCGACCGGCAGGGCCGGTTTCGGCGCCGGGGACGGCGACGGCGAGAGCGCCCGCGCCGATCGGGGGAGCGGTTCCGGCCGCTCGGCTTCCGGGAGTGGCTCCGGTGGTTCCGGTGCCTCCGGTGGTTCCGGCGGCTTCGGCGACCGGCTGCGCAAGGACCCCGTGACCGAGGGCAGGCTGCTCGCCGGCCGCTACCGGCTCGGCGTGGTCCTCGGACGCGGCGGCATGGGCACCGTGTGGCGCGCGGTCGACGAGACCCTGGGCCGCACCGTCGCCGTCAAGGAGCTCCGCTTCCCCACCAGCATCGACGACGACGAGAAGCGACGCCTCATCACCCGGACCCTGCGCGAGGCCAAGGCCATCGCCCGGATCCGTAACAACGGCGCCGTGACCGTGTACGACGTCGTCGACGAGGACGACCGTCCGTGGATCGTCATGGAGCTCATCGAGGGCAAGTCCCTCGCCGACGCGGTGCGCGAGGACGGCGTGCTCACGCCCCGCCGCGCCGCCGAGGTCGGCCTCGCCATCCTCGACGTCCTGCGCTCCGCGCACCGCGAGGGCATCCTCCACCGTGACGTGAAGCCGTCGAACGTGCTGATCGCCGATGACGGCCGGGTCGTCCTGACCGATTTCGGCATCGCCCAGGTCGAGGGCGACCCCTCGATCACCTCCACCGGCATGCTCGTCGGCGCCCCCTCCTACATCTCGCCGGAGCGCGCCCGCGGCCACAAGCCCGGACCGGCCGCCGACCTGTGGTCGCTGGGCGGCCTCCTGTACGCGGCGGTCGAGGGCAGCCCGCCCTACGACAAGGGCTCCGCCATCGCCACCCTCACGGCAGTGATGACCGAGCCGGTCGACCCCCCGAAGAACGCGGGACCCGAGCTGGAGCAGGTCATCTACGGCCTGCTCGCCAAGGACCCGGCCCAGCGCCTCGACGACGCCCGCGCGCGGGTCCTGCTGCGGGCCGTGCTCGACGCGCCCGTCGCGGCGCCGGAGGTCTCTCCCGAGGTCACCCGGGCCATACTGCTTCCGCCGCGCCCCGACCGGGCTCCCGCGGATCCGGCCGCCGACCGGGACAGGACGCCCGACACGGCCGTCGCCGCCGACCGGGTACGGGGCGCGTTGAAGTCCGTGCGCAACGCGGCCGCCTCCGCGAAGGCCGAGCCGAAGGCGAAGCCGCCGAGGCCGAGGGCGGTCGAGCCGTTGCAGGGGGGCGGCAGGCAGGCTCCGGCCCGTGCGCCGCTGACCGACGTCGTGCCGCGCCGCACGCTGGTGATCATCGCCGCGGTCGCCGTCCTCGCTCTGCTCGGCACGATCCTGACGGTCTCCCTCACCGGTGGCGACGACAAGGACAAGCAGGGCCAGGGGACCGGCGGCACGACGGCCTCGGCCGGCGCTTCCGGCGGTGGCGCCGACGGGTCCGGCGGCTCCGAAGGCTCCGGCGGCAAGGGGCAGACGCCCGGCGGCCCCGGCCAGCAGGGCGGCGCGCAGCCCGGGGGCACCGGTTCCAACGGATCGACGGGCGACACGGGCACGACGGGGACGACCACCGGAACGACCACCGGGACGACGGTCGGGACGACGACCGGGCAGGGCGGCACGAAGCCGTCCGGCAAGCCCAGCGGCGGTACCGGCGCGCAGCTGCCCGCCGGGTACGCGCTCGTCACCAACGAGCGGCTCCACTTCTCCATGGCGCTGCCCGGCACCTACAAGCCCAGCTCGATACCGGGCTACGACCTCGGCGTGATATTCAGCCAGAGCGGCGGTTTCCCGCGCGTCCAGGTCGACTTCAACGACAGCCCGAAGGACAACGCGCAGAGCGCCTGGGAGCTGGCCAAGGCCGGCGTGGCCGTCACCAGCCAGGACTACGAGCACATCGGCATCAAGCAGGTCTCCTACAAGGGCTACCCGACCGTCGCCGACTGGGAGTTCACGCGCACGCAGAAGGGCATGACCGTCCGCGTGCTCAACCGCGGCTTCAAGGTGGACGACAAGCACGGCTACTCCATCATGATCACCTGCAAGGCGGACGAGTGGAACGGCGCGGAGTGCCGGACCCTGCGGGAGACGGCGTTCGCCACGTTCAGCCCCAAGGACTGA
- a CDS encoding LysR family transcriptional regulator: MIEARHLRVLRAVAATGSFSAAARELGCTQPAVSQQMKALESSAGTPLLIRTGREMRLTQAGEVLVRHASGILAGLTAAEEEVAAIAGLRAGRVRLVSFPSGSSTLVPTALAALRAAHPGTRVSLVEAEPPRSIEMLREGDCDVALAFRYGVGQAEWDDLVVRPLLADRLVGLVPEGHRLAEAGSVGIAELADESWIAGCPRCRRQLVDVCEEAGFTPRIDFATDDYPAVVGLVGAGLGVAVLPALAIESVRPKGARTVTVEPAVEREIVALTLPDLAQVPAVAATLAELTRAATRA, encoded by the coding sequence ATGATCGAGGCACGCCATCTCCGCGTCCTGCGCGCCGTCGCCGCCACCGGCTCCTTCTCGGCCGCCGCGCGCGAACTCGGCTGCACCCAGCCCGCCGTCAGCCAGCAGATGAAGGCGCTCGAAAGCTCCGCCGGCACCCCGCTGCTGATCCGTACGGGCCGCGAGATGCGCCTCACCCAGGCCGGCGAGGTCCTGGTCCGCCACGCCTCCGGCATCCTCGCGGGGCTCACGGCCGCCGAGGAGGAGGTCGCCGCCATCGCCGGACTCCGGGCCGGCCGCGTCCGCCTGGTCTCCTTCCCCAGCGGCAGCTCCACCCTCGTCCCCACCGCGCTCGCCGCGCTGCGCGCCGCGCACCCCGGCACCCGGGTCTCCCTCGTCGAGGCGGAACCGCCGCGCTCGATCGAGATGCTCCGGGAGGGCGACTGCGACGTTGCCCTCGCCTTCCGTTACGGGGTGGGGCAGGCCGAGTGGGACGACCTCGTTGTCCGCCCGCTGCTTGCCGACCGGCTCGTGGGCCTCGTGCCCGAGGGGCACCGGCTCGCCGAGGCCGGGTCGGTCGGCATCGCGGAGCTCGCGGACGAGTCCTGGATCGCGGGCTGCCCGCGCTGCCGCCGGCAGCTCGTGGACGTCTGCGAGGAGGCGGGCTTCACCCCCCGCATCGACTTCGCCACCGACGACTACCCGGCCGTGGTGGGCCTGGTCGGCGCGGGCCTCGGCGTCGCCGTCCTGCCGGCGCTCGCGATCGAGTCCGTACGGCCCAAGGGGGCGCGGACCGTGACCGTTGAGCCCGCCGTGGAGCGGGAGATCGTGGCCCTGACCCTGCCGGACCTGGCTCAGGTGCCGGCCGTCGCGGCCACGCTCGCCGAACTGACCCGCGCCGCCACGCGCGCGTAG
- the guaB gene encoding IMP dehydrogenase has protein sequence MTANVDGVPEKFATLGLTYDDVLLLPGASEVLPNAVDTSSRISRNVRVNIPLLSAAMDKVTESRMAIAMARQGGVGVLHRNLSIEDQVNQVDLVKRSESGMVSDPITVHPDATLAEADALCAKFRISGVPVTDPAGKLLGIVTNRDMAFESDRSRQVREVMTPMPLVTGKVGISGVDAMELLRRHKIEKLPLVDDSGILKGLITVKDFVKAEKYPYAAKDAEGRLLVGAAVGASPEALERAQGLAAAGVDFLIVDTSHGHNSNALNWMAKIKSSVGVDVIGGNVATRDGAQALIDAGVDGVKVGVGPGSICTTRVVAGIGVPQVTAIYEAALAARAAGVPVIGDGGLQYSGDIGKALAAGADTVMLGSLLAGCEESPGELQFINGKQFKSYRGMGSLGAMQSRGQGRSYSKDRYFQAEVASDDKLVPEGIEGQVPYRGPLANVLHQLVGGLRQTMGYVGAATIEEMETKGRFVRITSAGLKESHPHDIQMTVEAPNYSRK, from the coding sequence ATGACTGCAAACGTCGACGGAGTGCCCGAGAAATTCGCGACACTCGGGCTGACCTACGACGACGTGCTGCTGCTGCCGGGCGCGTCCGAGGTCCTCCCGAACGCGGTCGACACCTCGTCCCGCATCTCCCGCAACGTCCGCGTGAACATCCCGCTGCTGTCGGCGGCGATGGACAAGGTCACCGAGTCCCGCATGGCCATCGCCATGGCGCGACAGGGTGGCGTGGGCGTCCTGCACCGCAACCTGTCGATCGAGGACCAGGTCAACCAGGTCGACCTCGTGAAGCGCTCCGAGTCCGGCATGGTGAGCGACCCGATCACCGTGCACCCGGACGCGACGCTGGCCGAGGCCGACGCGCTGTGCGCCAAGTTCCGCATCAGCGGCGTCCCGGTGACCGACCCGGCGGGCAAGCTGCTCGGCATCGTCACCAACCGCGACATGGCCTTCGAGTCGGACCGCAGCCGCCAGGTGCGCGAGGTCATGACCCCGATGCCGCTGGTCACGGGCAAGGTCGGCATCTCCGGCGTGGACGCCATGGAGCTGCTGCGCCGCCACAAGATCGAGAAGCTGCCGCTCGTCGACGACTCCGGCATCCTCAAGGGCCTCATCACGGTCAAGGACTTCGTCAAGGCCGAGAAGTACCCGTACGCGGCCAAGGACGCCGAGGGCCGGCTGCTCGTCGGCGCGGCCGTCGGCGCCAGCCCCGAGGCGCTGGAGCGCGCGCAGGGCCTGGCCGCGGCGGGCGTCGACTTCCTGATCGTCGACACGTCCCACGGCCACAACAGCAACGCCCTGAACTGGATGGCGAAGATCAAGTCCAGCGTCGGCGTCGACGTCATCGGCGGCAACGTCGCGACGCGTGACGGCGCGCAGGCCCTGATCGACGCCGGTGTCGACGGCGTCAAGGTCGGCGTCGGCCCCGGCTCCATCTGCACCACCCGTGTGGTCGCCGGCATCGGCGTCCCGCAGGTCACCGCCATCTACGAGGCGGCGCTCGCCGCCCGCGCGGCCGGCGTCCCGGTCATCGGCGACGGCGGTCTGCAGTACTCCGGCGACATCGGCAAGGCGCTCGCCGCCGGTGCGGACACGGTCATGCTGGGCAGCCTGCTCGCCGGGTGCGAGGAGTCCCCGGGCGAGCTGCAGTTCATCAACGGCAAGCAGTTCAAGTCGTACCGCGGCATGGGATCGCTCGGCGCGATGCAGTCCCGCGGCCAGGGCCGGTCGTACTCGAAGGACCGCTACTTCCAGGCCGAGGTCGCCTCGGACGACAAGCTCGTGCCCGAGGGCATCGAGGGCCAGGTGCCCTACCGCGGCCCCCTGGCCAACGTCCTGCACCAGCTCGTCGGCGGGCTCCGCCAGACCATGGGCTATGTCGGCGCGGCCACCATCGAGGAGATGGAGACCAAGGGCCGCTTCGTCCGGATCACGTCCGCGGGCCTCAAGGAGAGCCACCCGCACGACATCCAGATGACGGTCGAGGCGCCGAACTACAGCAGGAAGTAA